From a single Sorghum bicolor cultivar BTx623 chromosome 5, Sorghum_bicolor_NCBIv3, whole genome shotgun sequence genomic region:
- the LOC110435367 gene encoding F-box/LRR-repeat protein 25-like produces the protein MLPQKAPKIASAAAAAPVEGRDHISNLPDAVLQHILSFLPAQDVVRTCVLAKNWRHMWESTTVLRFLCGRMKEPESTVEIQEFVDHLLRLRIRGGMPVDTCEFRLLEFDEDEMRSTILWIRIALQCKVRVLQLICAGNCGDIPFLDGHPFFISQYLKKLELYRIDLSMDRDSRFLDFSCCPVLEDLEIVQSYLAYALLISSQSLKRLNIQSCSFGEEWRLPICAPNLVSLWLEVCDGNTPSLQMFPSLLTAFVKIIHSYDLVTLDSDDESNQSIILQGLSEVQNLMLISPETDMFIFRRDLKFCSSFNKLKYLLLDEYW, from the exons ATGCTTCCGCAGAAAGCGCCCAAAATCGCGTCTGCTGCCGCCGCAGCTCCGGTCGAAGGCCGCGACCATATCAGCAACCTCCCGGACGCCGTGCTGCAGCACATACTCTCCTTCCTGCCGGCGCAGGACGTCGTGCGGACATGTGTGCTCGCCAAGAACTGGCGCCACATGTGGGAGTCCACCACTGTCCTGCGCTTCTTGTGCGGCAGAATGAAGGAACCAGAGTCCACGGTGGAGATTCAGGAGTTCGTGGACCATCTGCTGCGCCTGCGAATCCGCGGAGGCATGCCGGTCGATACCTGCGAGTTCCGTCTCCTCGAGTTTGATGAGGACGAGATGAGAAGCACCATCCTTTGGATCCGTATAGCTCTCCAGTGCAAAGTCCGGGTGCTCCAGCTCATCTGTGCAGGCAATTGTGGGGACATTCCTTTTCTCGATGGCCATCCTTTCTTCATCTCCCAATACCTGAAGAAGCTAGAGCTTTATCGAATCGACTTGAGTATGGATAGGGATAGCAGGTTTCTTGACTTCTCCTGCTGCCCAGTTTTGGAAGACCTTGAGATTGTTCAGAGCTACCTAGCGTATGCCTTACTCATTTCGTCACAATCCCTAAAGCGTCTAAACATCCAGTCTTGTTCTTTTGGTGAAGAATGGCGCTTGCCTATCTGTGCCCCGAATCTTGTTTCACTATGGCTTGAAGTCTGTGATGGCAATACTCCATCGCTTCAGATGTTTCCATCCTTACTCACAGCATTTGTCAAAATAATCCACAGTTATGATCTGGTTACCCTTGACTCTGATGATGAGAGCAACCAAAGTATTATCTTGCAAGGTTTATCGGAAGTTCAGAACTTGATGCTGATATCTCCTGAGACCGACATG TTTATTTTCAGAAGGGACTTGAAATTTTGCTCTAGTTTCAACAAGTTGAAGTATTTGCTCCTTGATGAATACTGGTGA
- the LOC8056287 gene encoding uncharacterized protein LOC8056287: MAQFRQQYGGGFSDSRGHHHQALPDWHRPHHASAKPTSRIRRPGKPAPRRRSPAAAAAVAAALLLLAAVFLLSRRISRSPAEISQDSSAGEALPEWNQSKSWKELKFGHGGGGRSARDSRYWDRDDRRRDEDYTEDEKEKISGGSGTSADAGGSGDKGTTSEAGGEDKGLTLETGGGAKDVPEASEGGKGGTLYNEGGRKELEQYEAAAMGGTGTGVREVDPDDEYDDGIDAQDDLEDAHLHSSDGGRKLGGGSHEGAEKDEVATERHTEAGGGSTDSHHDISSPDKKKVSGTGDKKRVSKKKPKRKKSGSTCEMKFLNSTAQLVEPARNEKFSSFNLEYVEVEERPVGSEYWEPRFAGHQSLQEREESYKAHDQQLKCAFVKGPNGTSTGFDISDDDRKYMSKCHIAVSSCIFGNSDRLRTPFGKTITSLSKKTVCFAMFLDEVTLQTLESEGQKMDSMGFIGIWKIILIKNMPYNDMRRVGKIPKFLAHRLFPSSRFSIWLDSKLRLQTDPILILEYFLWRHGYEYAISNHYDRHCVWEEVAQNKKLNKFNHTIIDQQFEFYQADGLTRFNPSDPNKLLPSYVPEGSFIVREHTPMSNLFSCLWYNEVDRFTPRDQLSFAYTYLKLRRINPDKPFRLNMFKDCERRSIAKLFHHRSEERHSGAQLTR; the protein is encoded by the exons ATGGCGCAGTTCAGGCAGCAGTACGGCGGCGGCTTCTCCGACTCCCGCGGCCACCACCACCAGGCGCTCCCGGACTGGCACCGGCCCCACCACGCCTCCGCCAAGCCCACCTCCCGGATCCGCCGCCCCGGGAAGCCCGCCccgcgccgccgctcgccggccgccgccgccgccgtcgccgccgcgctcctcctcctcgccgccgtctTCCTCCTCTCGCGCCGCATCTCGCGCAGCCCCGCAG AGATCAGCCAAGATTCGAGCGCCGGGGAGGCGTTGCCGGAGTGGAACCAGAGTAAGAGCTGGAAGGAGCTCAAGTTCGGGCACGGCGGGGGCGGCCGGAGTGCGCGGGACTCCAGGTACTGGGACAGGGATGATAGGCGCCGCGATGAGGACTACACGGAGGACGAGAAGGAGAAGATCTCGGGTGGAAGTGGGACCTCCGCCGATGCTGGCGGCAGCGGCGATAAAGGTACCACCTCTGAGGCAGGTGGCGAGGATAAAGGGTTGACTCTAGAGACTGGCGGTGGCGCTAAGGATGTTCCAGAGGCGTCTGAAGGTGGGAAAGGAGGGACCCTGTACAATGAGGGTGGCAGGAAGGAGTTGGAGCAGTATGAGGCTGCAGCCATGGGAGGCACAGGGACAGGGGTGAGGGAGGTTGATCCAGATGATGAGTATGATGATGGCATCGATGCGCAGGATGATTTGGAGGATGCTCACCTGCATTCATCTGATGGTGGGAGGAAGCTTGGTGGTGGCAGCCATGAGGGTGCTGAGAAGGACGAGGTCGCCACTGAGAGGCACACAGAAGCAGGTGGAGGGAGCACTGATAGTCATCATGATATTAGTAGCCCAGACAAAAAGAAGGTTTCAGGTACTGGAGATAAGAAGCGTGTGTCCAAGAAGAAACCGAAACGTAAGAAGTCTG GTTCAACTTGTGAAATGAAGTTTCTCAATTCAACTGCTCAACTTGTGGAGCCTGCGAGAAATGAGAAATTCTCTAGTTTTAATTTGGAGTATGTAGAAGTTGAAGAAAGACCTGTTGGATCAGAATATTGGGAACCGAGATTTGCCGGCCACCAAAGTCTGCAAGAAAGAGAGGAGTCATACAAAGCTCATGACCAACAGTTGAAATGTGCTTTTGTTAAGGGTCCAAATGGTACAAGCACTGGTTTTGATATATCTGATGATGACCGAAAGTACATGAGTAAATGCCACATTGCTGTATCATCCTGCATCTTTGGGAATTCTGATCGACTGAGGACCCCATTTGGCAAAACG ATTACAAGCCTTTCAAAGAAGACAGTTTGCTTTGCTATGTTTTTGGATGAAGTGACATTGCAAACATTAGAATCTGAAGGCCAGAAAATGGACAGCATGGGTTTCATTGGTATATGGAAGATCATATTGATTAAGAATATGCCATATAATGACATGCGTAGAGTAGGGAAAataccaaaatttttggcacACAGGCTATTCCCATCATCGAG GTTCTCAATCTGGTTAGACAGCAAACTGAGACTACAAACTGATCCAATTCTTATCCTAGAGTATTTTCTCTGGCGGCATGGTTATGAATATGCTATTTCCAATCACTATGATCGGCATTGCGTTTGGGAGGAAGTAGCACAAAATAAAAAGCTGAACAAGTTCAATCATACAATAATTGATCAGCAATTTGAGTTTTACCAAGCAGATGGACTGACAAGGTTCAACCCATCAGATCCCAACAAGCTGCTACCAAGCT ATGTCCCTGAAGGCTCTTTCATCGTGAGAGAACACACACCGATGTCCAACTTATTCTCTTGCCTGTGGTAC